Proteins encoded together in one Triticum urartu cultivar G1812 unplaced genomic scaffold, Tu2.1 TuUngrouped_contig_2936, whole genome shotgun sequence window:
- the LOC125527121 gene encoding uncharacterized protein LOC125527121, with amino-acid sequence MAAAAISLCGSRCVGPSRKPEPRLASQAGAAPCATRPSSSRRRLVVAAAKSSGKKADEKVPSWARPGSDEPPPWARDEGGASGQDGEAAQVPFYAYLLASAVTAIAAIGSIFEYTNGRAVFGVVGTDSPLYAPILGFFAVTGIPTSGYLWYKAVQTANKDAEEQDRRDGFL; translated from the exons ATGGCCGCGGCAGCCATCTCCCTCTGCGGCTCGCGCTGCGTCGGCCCGAGCCGGAAGCCCGAACCTCGCCTCGCCTCCCAAGCGGGCGCCGCGCCGTGCGCGACGCGGCCGTCGTCGTCGCGCCGAAGGCTGGTGGTCGCGGCCGCCAAGTCGTCGGGCAAGAAGGCGGACGAGAAGGTCCCCTCCTGGGCCCGGCCAGGCTCCGACGAGCCCCCGCCGTGGGCGCGCGACGAGGGCGGGGCCTCGGGGCAGGACGGCGAGGCCGCCCAGGTCCCGTTCTACGCCTACCTGCTCGCGTCCGCCGTGACGGCCATCGCCGCC ATCGGGTCGATATTCGAGTACACGAACGGGCGGGCGGTGTTCGGCGTGGTGGGCACCGACAGCCCGCTCTACGCGCCCATCCTCGGCTTCTTCGCCGTCACCGGCATCCCGACCTCC GGGTATCTGTGGTACAAGGCCGTGCAGACGGCGAACAAGGACGCCGAGGAGCAGGACCGCAGGGACGGCTTCCTCTGA